A DNA window from Pungitius pungitius chromosome 1, fPunPun2.1, whole genome shotgun sequence contains the following coding sequences:
- the timm17b gene encoding mitochondrial import inner membrane translocase subunit Tim17-B, producing MEEYAREPCPWRIVDDCGGAFTMGVIGGGVFQAIKGFRNAPAGVGHRLRGSANAVRMRAPQIGGSFAVWGGLFSTIDCGLVRLRGKEDPWNSITSGALTGAILAARSGPLTMMGSAMMGGILLALIEGFGILLTRYTAQQFQNSIPFAEDPSQLPPKDGGEQQPRGAKGEFQ from the exons atggaggaataTGCCCGTGAACCTTG CCCCTGGAGAATAGTGGATGACTGTGGAGGCGCTTTCACCATGGGTGTCATTGGGGGAGGGGTGTTCCAGGCGATCAAGGGCTTTCGCAATGCCCCTGCA GGTGTCGGACACAGGCTGAGAGGAAGCGCCAATGCAGTGAGAATGAGAGCTCCTCAAATCGGAG GTAGCTTCGCCGTGTGGGGAGGGCTCTTCTCCACCATCGACTGCGGGTTAGTTCGCTTGAGAGGGAAAGAGGATCCTTGGAACTCTATAACAAGTGGAGCACTTACTGGGGCCATCCTGGCAGCACGCA GTGGGCCGTTAACTATGATGGGCTCTGCTATGATGGGGGGGATTCTGCTCGCTCTAATTGAGGGATTTGGGATCCTCCTAACCAGATATACAGCACAGCAGTTTCAGAACT ctATTCCATTTGCAGAAGATCCCAGTCAGCTGCCTCCGAAGGATGGAGGTGAGCAGCAGCCTCGGGGGGCAAAGGGGGAGTTTCAGTAG